Proteins co-encoded in one Sphingomonas carotinifaciens genomic window:
- a CDS encoding PAS domain S-box protein, whose translation MSDHRTIVPESSVAERNRPGFLTGGGACARLIEHRDWSRTPLGPIENWDQALRTATAILLRSPVPIVMLWGADGVMLYNDAYSVFAGARHPELLGSNVREGWAEVADFNDHVMKVGLAGGTLHYHDQELTLYRHGRPEQVWMDLDYSPVLDSEGVPAGVICFLAETTARVEGERRTAFLLALSDALRPLDTRAAITSMASERLGEWLGASRVFYAEIADGHMTVECDYARGVPTIVGHHSLEAFGPDLLGAYRAGVPVVSYDVPGDPRLNDEARGGLADRRVGAFIDVILFNESRWVGILAVQSATPRNWTAAEESLVQEVGERVKSAVERARAAEDLRTLNETLEEQVTARSAERDRLWYLSQDMLARADYAGMMSAVSPAWSRMLGWSEAELLDRGYASFMHPEDAPPTLAAIAHMAETRQPTRFENRIATRGGGWKHIEWTVSPETDGVNFVAVGRDLSDAKAREVALAAAQEALRQSQKMEAMGSLTGGVAHDFNNLLTPIIGSLDMLVRKGVGSERERRLIEGALQSAERAKTLVQRLLAFARRQPLQPVAVDVARIVDSMAGLIGSTLGPTIAVETALAPDLPPARADLNQLEMALLNLAVNARDAMPDGGRLTIAAARESVRKGDGRDVPPGHYVRLGVADTGSGMDAETVKRAIEPFFSTKGIGKGTGLGLSMVHGLTAQLGGGLTIDSAVGAGTTISLWLPISATAVSDDEPLLEAAPALQAVGTALLVDDEDLVRMSTAEMLADFSYAVVEATSAEEALRLLSAGLEPDILVTDHLMQGMSGAELARLLKTTHPELPVLIVSGYAEEDGIDADMPRLTKPFRNADLAASLAALSVPARIG comes from the coding sequence TTGTCGGACCATCGCACCATAGTACCGGAATCGAGCGTCGCCGAGCGTAACCGGCCGGGTTTCCTGACAGGCGGAGGCGCGTGCGCGCGGCTGATCGAGCACCGGGACTGGTCGCGCACCCCGCTCGGGCCGATCGAGAACTGGGACCAGGCGCTGCGCACCGCGACCGCGATCCTGCTGCGCTCGCCGGTGCCGATCGTGATGCTGTGGGGCGCCGACGGGGTGATGCTCTACAACGATGCCTATTCGGTCTTCGCCGGGGCACGCCACCCTGAGCTGCTCGGCTCCAACGTGCGCGAGGGATGGGCCGAGGTCGCCGACTTCAACGACCATGTGATGAAGGTCGGGCTGGCCGGGGGCACGCTGCATTATCACGACCAGGAATTGACACTGTACCGCCATGGGCGGCCCGAGCAGGTGTGGATGGACCTGGACTATTCCCCCGTCCTCGACAGCGAGGGGGTGCCGGCCGGGGTGATCTGCTTCCTGGCGGAGACGACGGCGCGGGTGGAGGGGGAGCGGCGCACCGCCTTCCTGCTGGCGCTGTCCGATGCGCTTCGCCCGCTCGACACACGCGCCGCGATCACCAGCATGGCCTCGGAACGGCTGGGGGAATGGCTGGGCGCCAGCCGGGTTTTCTATGCCGAGATCGCCGACGGGCACATGACGGTGGAATGCGATTATGCGCGCGGTGTGCCCACTATTGTCGGCCATCATTCGCTGGAGGCGTTCGGGCCGGACCTGCTCGGCGCATACCGGGCAGGGGTGCCGGTCGTCTCCTATGACGTGCCGGGCGATCCGCGGCTGAACGACGAGGCGCGCGGCGGGCTCGCCGATCGGCGGGTGGGCGCGTTCATCGACGTCATCCTGTTCAACGAAAGCCGGTGGGTGGGCATCCTGGCGGTGCAGTCCGCCACCCCGCGCAACTGGACCGCGGCGGAGGAAAGCCTGGTCCAGGAGGTCGGCGAGCGGGTGAAGTCCGCAGTCGAGCGGGCGCGTGCCGCCGAAGACTTGCGCACGCTCAACGAAACGCTGGAAGAACAGGTGACGGCACGGTCGGCGGAGCGCGACCGGCTGTGGTACCTGTCGCAGGACATGCTGGCGCGCGCCGATTATGCCGGCATGATGTCCGCGGTCAGCCCGGCCTGGTCGCGGATGCTCGGCTGGAGCGAGGCGGAGCTGCTGGATCGCGGCTATGCCAGCTTCATGCATCCCGAGGATGCGCCCCCGACACTGGCGGCGATCGCGCACATGGCCGAGACGCGGCAGCCGACCCGGTTCGAAAACCGGATCGCGACGCGTGGTGGCGGCTGGAAACATATCGAATGGACGGTTTCGCCCGAGACGGACGGCGTGAACTTCGTCGCGGTCGGCCGCGACCTGAGCGATGCCAAGGCGCGGGAGGTGGCACTGGCGGCGGCGCAGGAAGCCCTGCGACAGAGTCAGAAGATGGAGGCGATGGGCAGCCTGACCGGGGGCGTCGCGCATGATTTCAACAATCTGCTGACCCCGATCATCGGCTCGCTCGACATGCTGGTGCGCAAAGGGGTGGGCAGCGAGCGCGAGCGCCGCCTGATCGAGGGCGCGCTGCAATCGGCCGAGCGTGCCAAGACCCTGGTCCAGCGCCTGCTGGCGTTTGCCCGGCGCCAGCCGCTGCAGCCGGTGGCGGTCGACGTGGCCCGGATCGTGGACAGCATGGCCGGGCTGATCGGATCGACGCTGGGGCCGACCATCGCCGTCGAGACCGCGCTGGCACCCGACCTGCCGCCGGCGCGCGCCGACCTGAACCAGCTTGAGATGGCGCTCCTGAACCTGGCGGTGAACGCCCGCGATGCGATGCCCGATGGCGGACGGCTGACCATCGCCGCCGCCCGCGAAAGCGTGCGCAAGGGCGACGGGCGCGACGTTCCGCCAGGCCATTATGTCCGGTTGGGCGTCGCCGATACCGGTTCCGGCATGGATGCCGAAACGGTGAAGCGCGCGATCGAGCCGTTCTTTTCCACCAAGGGGATCGGCAAGGGCACCGGCCTCGGCCTGTCGATGGTGCATGGCCTGACCGCGCAGCTGGGCGGCGGGCTGACGATCGACAGTGCGGTCGGCGCGGGTACGACGATCAGCCTGTGGCTGCCGATCAGCGCCACCGCGGTCAGCGACGACGAGCCGCTCCTCGAGGCCGCGCCGGCCTTGCAGGCGGTGGGCACAGCACTGCTGGTCGACGACGAGGATCTGGTGCGGATGAGCACCGCCGAGATGCTCGCCGATTTCAGCTATGCGGTGGTGGAGGCGACGTCGGCGGAAGAAGCGCTGCGGCTGCTGTCCGCCGGGCTGGAGCCCGATATCCTGGTCACCGACCATCTGATGCAGGGGATGAGCGGGGCCGAGCTGGCGCGCCTGTTGAAGACGACGCATCCGGAGCTGCCGGTGCTGATCGTATCGGGCTATGCCGAGGAAGACGGCATCGATGCCGATATGCCACGGCTGACCAAGCCGTTCCGCAATGCGGATCTGGCCGCCAGCCTGGCGGCGCTGTCGGTGCCTGCCCGGATCGGGTGA
- a CDS encoding ferritin-like domain-containing protein, whose product MIDHRKALDILAAADARRAARRQFLKVAGGSTLALGGATLLSGCFDSEGDDAPMPTPTPTPAPPAVTDSDILNLALNLEYLEAQYYLFAVNGTGLPASQTASGTGAAGGTVTGGAQVNFTGDPLIGAYAREIAADEAAHVAFLRTALGSAAIAMPNINISGDASGAFTAAARAAGVVGATETFNPYANPNNFLLGAYLFEDVGVTAYKGAAPLLTSKVFLEAAAGILAAEAYHAGLVRTVLYARGVGTAALLTASSRISDARDALDQGGDTDQGLTTAAGAANIVPADENAIAYSRNSRQVHNIVYLNTNGANLNGGGFFPNGTNNPNPTLRVGLP is encoded by the coding sequence ATGATTGATCATCGCAAAGCGCTCGATATCCTCGCCGCAGCCGACGCGCGTCGCGCCGCCCGGCGACAGTTCCTCAAGGTCGCCGGCGGCAGCACCCTTGCCCTTGGCGGCGCGACCCTCTTGTCCGGCTGCTTCGATTCCGAGGGCGACGATGCCCCGATGCCGACGCCCACCCCCACCCCGGCGCCGCCCGCGGTCACCGACAGCGACATCCTGAACCTGGCGCTGAACCTCGAATATCTGGAAGCGCAATATTACCTGTTCGCGGTCAACGGCACCGGCCTTCCCGCCAGCCAGACCGCCAGCGGCACGGGCGCGGCGGGTGGCACCGTCACCGGCGGCGCGCAGGTGAATTTCACCGGCGACCCGCTGATCGGCGCCTATGCCCGCGAAATTGCGGCGGACGAGGCGGCGCACGTCGCCTTTCTGCGCACCGCGCTGGGATCGGCGGCGATCGCCATGCCCAACATCAACATTTCGGGCGATGCCAGCGGCGCCTTCACCGCGGCCGCGCGGGCGGCGGGCGTGGTCGGGGCCACCGAGACGTTCAACCCTTATGCCAACCCCAACAACTTCCTGCTGGGTGCCTATCTGTTCGAAGATGTCGGGGTCACCGCCTACAAGGGCGCGGCGCCGCTGTTGACGAGCAAGGTCTTCCTGGAGGCGGCAGCCGGCATCCTGGCGGCAGAGGCCTATCATGCCGGTCTGGTGCGGACCGTGCTGTACGCGCGCGGCGTCGGTACCGCGGCGCTGCTGACGGCGAGCAGCCGCATCTCGGACGCGCGCGACGCGCTCGACCAGGGTGGCGATACCGATCAGGGGCTTACCACCGCGGCCGGAGCCGCCAACATCGTTCCGGCCGACGAGAACGCGATCGCCTATAGCCGCAACAGCCGTCAGGTGCACAACATCGTCTATCTGAACACCAACGGCGCGAACCTG
- a CDS encoding ferritin-like domain-containing protein, with product MGNQIDPIIDALESRAERRNDRRAFFTAALGAAAVGTAFAYSDPAKAQAAVTDADILNFALNLEYLEAQFYLYAVNGTGLPAALTAAGSGTAGGTVTGGARVDFTSDPNVGAYAREIAADEQAHVQFLRTALGSAAVAMPNINISGAANGPFTAAARAAGVVGATETFDPYANPNNFLLGAFIFEDVGVTAYKGAAPLITNKTFLEAAAGILAVEAYHAAIVRTTLYAKGIPALIDATERISNARDALDGSPAEDRIRGIGPDSDQGIAPSGSDNTLTSNIAPLNVNGLAYSRTPGQVLNIVYLNAATTTMGGFFPNGVTGSIRSTT from the coding sequence ATGGGCAATCAGATCGATCCGATAATTGATGCGCTCGAATCGCGTGCTGAAAGGCGCAATGACCGTCGCGCTTTCTTCACGGCTGCATTGGGCGCGGCGGCGGTGGGCACGGCCTTCGCCTATTCCGATCCGGCAAAAGCGCAGGCAGCGGTTACCGATGCCGACATATTGAACTTCGCGCTGAACCTCGAATATCTGGAAGCGCAATTCTACCTCTATGCGGTAAATGGCACAGGTCTTCCGGCCGCGTTGACCGCGGCCGGGTCGGGCACGGCGGGGGGAACGGTCACGGGCGGTGCCCGCGTCGATTTCACCAGCGACCCGAATGTCGGTGCCTATGCGCGCGAGATCGCCGCGGACGAGCAGGCCCATGTCCAGTTCCTGCGCACCGCATTGGGAAGTGCGGCCGTGGCGATGCCCAACATCAACATCTCCGGTGCCGCCAATGGTCCGTTCACCGCAGCGGCCCGGGCCGCAGGCGTCGTGGGCGCCACCGAAACCTTCGACCCCTATGCCAATCCGAACAACTTCCTGCTGGGCGCCTTCATCTTCGAGGATGTCGGGGTGACCGCCTACAAGGGCGCGGCACCGCTCATCACCAACAAGACGTTTCTGGAAGCGGCGGCCGGTATCCTTGCGGTCGAGGCGTATCATGCGGCGATCGTGCGCACGACGCTCTATGCCAAGGGCATTCCGGCGTTGATCGATGCGACCGAGCGGATCTCAAACGCCCGCGACGCGCTGGACGGCAGCCCGGCCGAAGACCGGATCCGTGGCATCGGTCCGGACAGCGATCAGGGCATCGCGCCGTCGGGCAGCGACAACACGCTGACCTCCAACATCGCGCCGCTGAACGTCAACGGGCTGGCCTATAGCCGGACGCCCGGTCAGGTCCTGAACATCGTCTATCTGAACGCGGCCACCACCACCATGGGCGGGTTCTTCCCCAATGGCGTGACCGGCAGCATCCGATCGACCACGTGA
- a CDS encoding PepSY-associated TM helix domain-containing protein has product MRLFARRLHLWLGLGLGGLFALLGLTGSALVFYTGIDAALHPAVRVEHGAPAPDAGSPVWDVALATGMQSRHHPGGKWTFEVTGEGGPIAARYYPAPGHHGDREMIWFSADGKRIVRAEPWGGYLMSWLYQLHMQLLAGEIGHQLVGWSGVAMLVLLVTGIWVWWPRGEWRKALAFKRHAAPIRRLRDLHKLSGLWSMALLFVLVATGVLLALPSVAQAVFAPADIPEPHGAATGARRIPIVRALAVAQRALPDGRLTFFDVPMTPEAPLRMRFQVPGDPHPRFPGSYVFVDQGTGAVLAVHDVRRGGRGTRLAAWIRTLHDGTVGGVATRILAVVLGLVPAMLFATGVLHWLRRRRAHTKP; this is encoded by the coding sequence ATGCGCCTGTTCGCACGGCGCCTGCATCTGTGGCTGGGCCTGGGGCTGGGTGGGCTGTTCGCGCTGCTCGGCCTGACGGGGTCGGCGCTGGTCTTCTACACGGGGATCGACGCCGCGCTGCACCCGGCGGTGCGAGTGGAGCACGGCGCGCCTGCGCCCGATGCGGGGTCGCCGGTATGGGACGTCGCATTGGCGACGGGGATGCAGAGCCGGCATCATCCCGGCGGCAAATGGACGTTCGAGGTGACGGGGGAGGGCGGGCCGATCGCGGCGCGCTATTATCCCGCCCCCGGCCATCACGGCGACCGCGAGATGATCTGGTTCTCCGCCGACGGCAAACGGATCGTGCGCGCCGAGCCTTGGGGCGGTTACCTGATGAGCTGGCTGTACCAGCTTCACATGCAGTTGCTGGCCGGCGAGATCGGACATCAACTGGTCGGCTGGTCCGGCGTGGCGATGCTGGTGCTGCTGGTCACCGGCATCTGGGTGTGGTGGCCGCGGGGGGAATGGCGCAAGGCATTGGCGTTCAAGCGCCACGCCGCGCCGATCCGCCGGTTGCGCGACCTGCACAAGCTGTCCGGCCTGTGGAGCATGGCGTTGCTGTTCGTGCTGGTCGCGACCGGGGTGCTGCTCGCCCTGCCCAGCGTTGCCCAGGCGGTGTTCGCGCCCGCCGACATCCCGGAGCCCCATGGCGCCGCCACCGGGGCACGGCGGATCCCGATCGTCCGCGCGCTGGCGGTGGCGCAGCGGGCGCTGCCCGACGGACGGCTGACCTTCTTCGACGTGCCGATGACGCCCGAGGCACCGCTGCGCATGCGTTTCCAGGTGCCGGGCGACCCGCATCCGCGCTTTCCCGGCAGCTATGTGTTCGTCGATCAGGGAACCGGTGCGGTGCTGGCGGTCCATGACGTGCGGCGGGGCGGGCGGGGCACGAGGCTGGCGGCCTGGATCCGGACCCTGCATGACGGCACGGTCGGTGGGGTGGCGACACGGATCCTGGCGGTGGTGCTGGGGCTGGTGCCGGCCATGCTGTTCGCCACCGGGGTCCTTCACTGGCTGCGCCGGCGCCGGGCGCATACGAAGCCTTGA